In Pseudomonas fluorescens NCIMB 11764, a single window of DNA contains:
- the prpD gene encoding 2-methylcitrate dehydratase, translating to MSTNVDQNNRPDYDTVLQDIADYVLNFKIESREALDTARNCLIDTLGCGLLALRFPECTKHLGPIVEGTVVPFGARVPGTSYRLDPVKAAWDIGCIVRWLDYNDTWLAAEWGHPSDNLGGILAVADHLSQKRLANGDAPLTVRAVLEAMIMAHEIQGVIALENSFNRVGLDHVILVKVASTAVTAKLMGANREQLLSALSHAFADGQALRTYRHAPNAGSRKSWAAGDATSRGVRLADIAMRGEMGIPGVLTARQWGFYDVSFSHTNNDLALKPEDRRAFRFTRSYGSYVMENVLFKISFPAEFHAQTACEAAVTLHPQVRNRLHEIDRIVITTHESAIRIISKVGPLANAADRDHCIQYMTAVPLAFGNLVAEQYEDDFHAAHPIIDVLREKMVIVEDPQYTREYLEADKRSIANAIQVFFKDGSSTGKVVVEYPIGHRRRRAEGIPLLEDKFRANLLTRFTGQRSEEIFALCKDQERLEATPVNRFVDLFVI from the coding sequence ATGAGCACCAACGTCGACCAAAACAACCGCCCCGACTACGACACGGTCCTGCAGGACATTGCCGATTACGTCCTCAACTTCAAGATCGAGTCCAGGGAAGCTCTGGACACTGCCCGCAACTGCCTGATCGACACCCTCGGCTGCGGCTTGCTGGCGCTGCGTTTCCCCGAATGCACCAAACACCTCGGGCCGATCGTCGAAGGCACCGTCGTCCCGTTCGGCGCCCGCGTACCCGGCACCAGCTATCGTCTCGACCCGGTCAAAGCGGCGTGGGACATCGGCTGCATCGTGCGCTGGCTCGACTACAACGATACCTGGCTCGCCGCCGAATGGGGCCATCCGTCCGATAACCTCGGCGGCATTCTCGCGGTGGCCGATCACCTGTCGCAAAAGCGCCTGGCCAATGGCGACGCGCCGCTGACCGTTCGCGCCGTCCTTGAAGCCATGATCATGGCCCATGAGATTCAGGGTGTGATCGCGCTGGAAAACTCCTTCAACCGTGTAGGCCTTGATCACGTCATCCTGGTGAAAGTCGCTTCGACCGCCGTTACTGCCAAACTGATGGGCGCCAATCGCGAGCAGTTGCTGTCCGCGCTGTCCCATGCCTTTGCCGACGGGCAAGCGTTGCGCACCTATCGGCATGCGCCGAATGCCGGTTCACGCAAATCCTGGGCGGCGGGCGATGCGACCAGTCGAGGTGTGCGTCTGGCGGACATCGCGATGCGTGGCGAGATGGGCATTCCCGGGGTGCTGACCGCCAGGCAGTGGGGCTTCTACGACGTGTCGTTCAGCCACACCAACAACGACCTGGCGCTCAAGCCCGAAGACAGGCGTGCCTTCCGTTTCACCCGCTCCTATGGCAGCTACGTGATGGAAAACGTGCTGTTCAAAATCAGCTTCCCGGCCGAATTTCACGCGCAAACCGCTTGCGAAGCGGCTGTGACGTTGCATCCGCAAGTCAGGAATCGCTTGCACGAGATCGACAGAATCGTCATCACCACCCACGAGTCGGCGATCCGCATTATTTCCAAGGTCGGCCCGCTGGCCAATGCGGCGGACCGCGACCACTGCATCCAGTACATGACCGCCGTGCCGCTGGCCTTCGGCAATCTGGTGGCCGAGCAGTACGAAGATGACTTCCATGCGGCGCATCCGATCATCGATGTGCTGCGCGAAAAAATGGTCATCGTCGAAGACCCGCAATACACCCGCGAATACCTGGAGGCGGACAAACGCTCGATCGCCAATGCGATACAGGTGTTTTTCAAGGACGGGTCCAGCACCGGGAAGGTGGTGGTTGAATACCCGATCGGTCATCGTCGGCGCCGTGCGGAAGGTATTCCGCTGCTGGAAGACAAGTTCAGGGCGAACCTGCTGACACGATTCACGGGGCAGCGTAGCGAGGAGATTTTTGCGTTGTGCAAGGATCAGGAGCGGCTTGAGGCGACGCCGGTCAACCGGTTTGTGGATTTGTTTGTTATCTAG
- the ppsR gene encoding posphoenolpyruvate synthetase regulatory kinase/phosphorylase PpsR: protein MKRSAFFISDGTGITAETLGQSLLAQFENITFSKFTRPYIDNVDKARAMVQQINKAAETDGFRPIIFDTIVNQDIREILATSNGFMIDIFSTFLAPLEQELTEHSSYTVGKSHSIGGNSNYMERIEAVNFALDNDDGARTHYYDKADLILVGVSRCGKTPTCLYMAMQFGIRAANYPLTEDDMERLTLPNALRAHQHKLFGLTIDPDRLTAIRNERKPNSRYSSYAQCEFEVREVENLFRRENIAHINSTHFSVEEISAKILVEKGVERRFK, encoded by the coding sequence ATGAAACGATCTGCTTTCTTTATCTCCGATGGCACCGGCATCACAGCCGAAACCCTGGGTCAAAGCCTCCTGGCGCAGTTCGAAAACATTACCTTCAGCAAATTCACGCGGCCGTACATCGACAACGTGGATAAAGCGCGGGCCATGGTACAACAAATCAACAAAGCCGCCGAAACCGACGGCTTTCGGCCGATTATCTTCGACACCATCGTCAATCAGGACATTCGTGAGATCCTCGCGACGTCCAATGGTTTCATGATCGACATTTTCTCGACCTTCCTGGCACCGCTTGAACAGGAACTGACCGAGCATTCTTCCTATACCGTCGGCAAGTCTCACTCGATCGGCGGCAACTCCAACTACATGGAGCGCATCGAGGCGGTGAACTTCGCCCTCGACAACGACGACGGCGCGCGCACGCATTATTACGACAAGGCCGACCTGATCCTAGTGGGGGTGTCGCGTTGTGGTAAGACACCGACGTGCCTGTACATGGCCATGCAATTCGGCATCCGCGCGGCCAACTACCCGCTGACCGAAGACGACATGGAACGCCTGACCCTGCCAAACGCCCTGCGCGCCCACCAGCACAAACTGTTCGGCCTGACCATCGACCCGGACCGCCTCACCGCGATCCGCAACGAGCGCAAGCCCAACAGCCGCTATTCGAGCTACGCGCAGTGCGAGTTCGAAGTGCGCGAGGTGGAGAATCTGTTCCGTCGCGAGAACATTGCACACATCAATTCCACGCATTTTTCCGTTGAAGAGATTTCGGCGAAGATTCTGGTGGAGAAAGGCGTGGAGCGGCGGTTCAAGTAA
- the ppsA gene encoding phosphoenolpyruvate synthase: protein MVEYVVSLDKLGVHDVEHVGGKNASLGEMISNLAGAGVSVPGGFATTAQAYRDFLELSGLNDQIHAALDALDVDDVNALAKTGAQIRQWIMEAEFPEKLNAEIRTAFATLSAGNPDMAVAVRSSATAEDLPDASFAGQQETFLNIRGVENVIRAAKEVFASLFNDRAISYRVHQGFDHKLVALSAGVQRMVRSETGTAGVMFTLDTESGFRDVVFITGAYGLGETVVQGAVNPDEFYVHKQTLEAGRPAILRRNLGSKAIKMIYGEVATAGKSVKTIDVDKADRARFCLSDAEVSELAKQAMIIEKHYKCPMDIEWAKDGDDGKLYIVQARPETVKSRTQANVMERYLLKETGTVLVEGRAIGQRIGAGKVRIIKDVSEMDKVQPGDVLVSDMTDPDWEPVMKRASAIVTNRGGRTCHAAIIARELGIPAVVGCGNATQLLKDGQGVTVSCAEGDTGYIFEGELGFDIKKNSVDAMPDLPFKIMMNVGNPDRAFDFAQLPNAGVGLARLEFIINRMIGVHPKALLNYDGLPQDIKDSVDKRIAGYDDPVGFYVDKLVEGISTLAAAFTPKKVIVRLSDFKSNEYANLIGGKLYEPEEENPMLGFRGASRYISESFRDCFELECRALKRVRNEMGLTNVEIMVPFVRTLGEASQVIDLLAENGLARGENGLRIIMMCELPSNAILADEFLEFFDGFSIGSNDLTQLTLGLDRDSGIIAHLFDERNPAVKKLLANAIAACNKAGKYIGICGQGPSDHPDLAKWLMEQGIESVSLNPDSVLETWFFLAEGQASA from the coding sequence TTGGTAGAGTACGTAGTTTCCCTCGATAAGCTCGGCGTCCATGATGTGGAGCACGTAGGGGGCAAGAACGCATCCCTGGGCGAGATGATCAGTAACCTTGCAGGTGCCGGTGTATCGGTGCCCGGTGGCTTCGCCACGACAGCTCAGGCTTATCGTGATTTTCTGGAACTGAGCGGCCTGAACGATCAGATCCACGCCGCCCTCGACGCTCTGGACGTCGATGATGTCAACGCCCTGGCCAAGACCGGCGCCCAGATCCGTCAATGGATCATGGAAGCCGAATTCCCCGAGAAGCTCAACGCCGAGATCCGCACCGCATTCGCCACGCTGTCGGCCGGCAACCCTGACATGGCCGTGGCCGTGCGCTCTTCCGCTACTGCCGAAGACCTGCCGGACGCTTCCTTCGCCGGTCAGCAGGAAACTTTCCTGAACATCCGTGGTGTCGAAAACGTCATTCGCGCCGCCAAAGAGGTGTTCGCTTCGCTGTTCAACGACCGTGCCATTTCCTACCGCGTGCACCAGGGCTTCGATCACAAGCTGGTGGCTCTGTCGGCTGGCGTGCAGCGCATGGTCCGCTCCGAAACCGGCACCGCCGGCGTGATGTTCACCCTCGATACCGAATCGGGCTTCCGTGACGTGGTGTTCATCACCGGCGCCTACGGCCTGGGTGAAACCGTCGTACAAGGCGCGGTGAACCCGGACGAATTCTACGTCCACAAACAAACCCTCGAGGCCGGTCGTCCGGCGATCCTGCGCCGTAACCTGGGCAGCAAAGCGATCAAGATGATCTACGGCGAAGTCGCCACGGCCGGCAAGTCGGTCAAGACCATCGACGTCGACAAGGCCGATCGCGCACGTTTCTGCCTCAGCGACGCCGAAGTCAGCGAGCTGGCCAAACAAGCGATGATCATCGAGAAGCACTACAAGTGCCCGATGGACATCGAATGGGCCAAAGACGGTGACGACGGCAAGCTCTACATCGTTCAGGCCCGTCCTGAAACCGTGAAGAGCCGCACCCAGGCCAACGTCATGGAACGTTACCTGTTGAAAGAAACCGGCACCGTGCTGGTTGAAGGTCGCGCCATCGGCCAGCGCATCGGCGCCGGCAAGGTTCGCATCATCAAGGACGTGTCCGAGATGGACAAAGTCCAGCCGGGCGACGTTCTCGTTTCCGACATGACCGACCCGGACTGGGAACCGGTCATGAAGCGCGCCAGCGCCATCGTCACCAACCGTGGCGGCCGTACCTGCCACGCGGCGATCATCGCTCGCGAGCTGGGCATCCCGGCCGTGGTCGGTTGCGGCAACGCCACCCAGCTGTTGAAAGACGGCCAGGGCGTCACCGTTTCCTGCGCTGAAGGCGACACCGGCTACATCTTCGAAGGCGAACTGGGCTTCGATATCAAGAAAAACTCCGTCGATGCCATGCCTGATCTGCCATTCAAGATCATGATGAACGTCGGCAACCCGGACCGCGCCTTCGACTTCGCGCAACTGCCGAACGCCGGTGTGGGCCTGGCCCGCCTTGAGTTCATCATCAACCGCATGATCGGTGTGCACCCCAAAGCGCTGTTGAACTACGACGGCCTGCCGCAGGACATCAAGGACAGCGTCGACAAGCGCATCGCCGGTTACGACGATCCGGTCGGCTTCTACGTCGACAAACTGGTTGAAGGCATCAGCACCCTGGCCGCTGCGTTCACCCCGAAAAAGGTCATCGTGCGTCTGTCGGACTTCAAGTCCAACGAATACGCCAACCTGATCGGCGGCAAGCTCTACGAGCCGGAAGAAGAAAACCCGATGCTGGGCTTCCGTGGTGCTTCGCGTTACATCAGCGAATCGTTCCGCGACTGCTTCGAGCTCGAATGCCGCGCCCTCAAGCGTGTGCGCAACGAGATGGGCCTGACCAACGTTGAAATCATGGTGCCGTTCGTCCGTACCCTGGGCGAAGCGAGCCAGGTCATCGACCTGCTGGCAGAAAACGGCCTGGCCCGCGGCGAGAACGGTCTGCGCATCATCATGATGTGCGAACTGCCATCCAACGCGATCCTCGCCGACGAGTTCCTCGAATTCTTCGACGGCTTCTCCATCGGCTCCAACGACCTGACTCAGCTGACGCTGGGCCTGGACCGTGACTCCGGGATCATCGCTCACCTGTTCGACGAGCGTAATCCGGCGGTCAAGAAGCTGCTGGCGAACGCCATTGCCGCGTGCAACAAGGCCGGCAAGTACATCGGCATTTGCGGTCAGGGCCCCTCGGACCACCCTGATCTGGCCAAATGGCTGATGGAACAGGGTATCGAAAGCGTTTCGTTGAACCCCGATTCCGTACTGGAAACCTGGTTCTTCCTGGCGGAAGGTCAGGCTTCGGCCTGA
- a CDS encoding alpha/beta fold hydrolase — translation MQSSSNLFPVALISAERRGDLSEDVYRLKPGNSPDGTVELAVTRLGMADEPAHGGVPVILLHGSFSNRRFWFSPKGLGLGAYLTRLGFDVWIPEMRGHGLSQRNQNYRKNRVADYARYDLPAIGAFVREQSGQVPHWIGHSLGGITLAAALGGEYIGEPVVASAAFFGTQVSRTYWPLKIPPVEWSGRFILKRFAQLSGSRLKRGPEDEPIGLALESMRWYGLFGRFGDADKDWWAGLADVRLPVLAVSAAGDHQDPAWACRKLFDQVGSEHKQFINLGREQGFGDNFGHVEMLVSKAAQTEVWPLVARWLADQHTPLSGDKPDLAAAV, via the coding sequence ATGCAAAGCAGCAGCAACCTATTTCCTGTCGCCCTGATCAGCGCCGAGCGGCGCGGCGATCTGAGCGAAGACGTTTATCGTTTGAAACCCGGCAACAGTCCCGATGGTACTGTGGAGTTGGCCGTGACCCGATTGGGCATGGCGGATGAGCCCGCGCACGGGGGCGTGCCGGTGATTCTGTTGCACGGCAGTTTTTCCAATCGACGGTTCTGGTTTTCTCCCAAGGGGCTGGGACTCGGGGCTTACCTGACACGCCTGGGATTCGATGTATGGATTCCGGAAATGCGCGGCCATGGCCTGTCCCAGCGCAACCAGAACTACCGCAAAAACCGCGTCGCCGATTACGCTCGTTACGATCTGCCAGCCATCGGCGCGTTCGTGCGTGAGCAGAGTGGCCAGGTCCCGCACTGGATCGGCCACTCGCTGGGCGGGATAACCCTGGCGGCGGCGCTGGGTGGCGAGTACATCGGTGAACCGGTGGTGGCCTCTGCGGCGTTCTTCGGCACACAAGTCAGTCGCACCTACTGGCCGTTGAAGATCCCGCCGGTTGAGTGGAGCGGGCGCTTCATTCTCAAGCGTTTCGCCCAGCTGTCCGGGTCACGGCTCAAGCGCGGCCCGGAGGACGAGCCGATTGGCCTGGCCCTGGAAAGCATGCGCTGGTACGGTCTGTTCGGACGTTTTGGCGATGCCGACAAGGACTGGTGGGCCGGATTGGCCGATGTCCGCTTGCCCGTGTTGGCGGTGAGTGCGGCGGGCGACCATCAGGATCCCGCGTGGGCCTGTCGCAAGTTGTTTGACCAGGTGGGCTCCGAGCACAAGCAGTTCATCAACCTCGGTCGCGAACAGGGCTTTGGCGACAACTTCGGCCACGTGGAAATGCTCGTCAGCAAAGCGGCGCAGACTGAGGTCTGGCCGTTGGTGGCGCGCTGGTTGGCCGATCAGCACACGCCGTTGTCGGGAGACAAGCCGGATTTGGCCGCGGCAGTCTGA
- the rraA gene encoding ribonuclease E activity regulator RraA, whose amino-acid sequence MNHYITPDLCDAYPELVQVLEPMFSNFGGRDSFGGEIVTIKCFEDNSRVKEQVELKGDGKVLVVDGGGSLRHALLGDMLAEKAANNGWEGLVIYGCIRDVDIIAQTDLGVQALASHPRKSDRRGLGDLNVVVTFAGVTFRPGEYIYADNNGVIISPSPLKMPE is encoded by the coding sequence ATGAACCATTACATCACGCCTGACCTGTGCGACGCCTATCCTGAACTGGTGCAAGTGCTGGAGCCGATGTTCAGCAATTTCGGCGGCCGCGATTCCTTCGGTGGCGAAATCGTGACCATCAAGTGCTTCGAAGACAACTCGCGCGTCAAGGAGCAGGTCGAGCTCAAGGGCGATGGCAAGGTGCTGGTGGTCGATGGTGGCGGCTCCCTGCGTCATGCGTTGCTGGGTGACATGCTGGCCGAGAAAGCCGCGAACAACGGTTGGGAAGGGCTGGTGATCTACGGTTGCATCCGCGACGTCGATATCATCGCGCAGACCGACCTGGGCGTTCAGGCCCTCGCCAGCCACCCGAGGAAATCCGACCGGCGCGGGCTCGGCGACCTCAACGTGGTGGTGACCTTTGCCGGTGTGACGTTCCGTCCAGGCGAGTACATCTATGCGGACAACAACGGCGTGATCATCTCGCCAAGTCCGCTGAAGATGCCTGAATAA
- a CDS encoding zinc transporter ZntB has translation MFEEDNAQWGLVHALVLDGKGGARSIARTELDDLQLQAHESLWLHWDRSHPQTQTWLRKSSGLSEFSCDLLLEENTRPRLLQLSDSELLLFLRGVNLNPGAEPEDMVSVRIFASAQRVISLRLRPLRATDELLVQLAEGKGPKTASELILYMAQYLTNKVQDLVGCLSEVVDEEEEKLDTDERYTPEHDSILQIRRRAAALKRFLAPQRDIFGQLTRIKLPWFVEDDGDYWNELNNSLTRYLEELELTRERVGLVLEAEDRRLSVRMNRTMYRFGIITGIFLPMSFLTGLLGINVGGIPFSASPYGFLIACLMMVSVALGQWWLFRRLRWV, from the coding sequence ATGTTCGAGGAAGACAACGCGCAGTGGGGGCTGGTGCATGCCCTGGTGCTGGATGGTAAAGGCGGTGCGCGTTCGATAGCCCGGACTGAACTCGATGATTTGCAGCTGCAGGCGCACGAAAGCCTGTGGCTGCACTGGGATCGCAGTCACCCGCAAACCCAGACCTGGCTGCGCAAATCCAGCGGCCTGAGTGAATTCAGCTGTGATCTGTTGCTGGAAGAAAACACCCGTCCGCGTCTCTTACAGCTTTCCGACAGCGAACTGCTGCTATTTTTACGCGGCGTCAATCTGAATCCGGGTGCGGAACCGGAAGACATGGTGTCGGTGCGGATTTTTGCTTCGGCACAGCGGGTGATTTCCCTGCGTCTGCGCCCGTTGCGCGCCACTGATGAATTGCTGGTGCAGCTCGCCGAAGGCAAAGGACCGAAAACTGCCTCCGAACTCATCCTTTATATGGCTCAGTACCTCACCAACAAGGTGCAGGATCTGGTCGGCTGCCTCTCGGAAGTGGTCGATGAGGAAGAAGAGAAGCTGGATACCGACGAACGGTATACACCCGAACATGACTCCATTTTGCAGATCCGTCGGAGGGCGGCTGCGCTGAAACGTTTCCTGGCACCGCAGCGGGATATTTTCGGACAGCTGACGCGGATAAAACTACCCTGGTTTGTCGAAGATGACGGCGATTACTGGAACGAATTGAACAACAGCCTGACCCGCTATCTTGAGGAGCTGGAGTTGACCCGGGAGCGCGTGGGGCTGGTCCTGGAGGCCGAAGACCGGCGATTGAGCGTGCGCATGAACCGCACGATGTACCGCTTCGGGATCATCACCGGGATCTTTTTGCCGATGAGTTTCCTGACCGGTCTTTTGGGAATCAACGTGGGGGGAATTCCGTTCTCTGCCAGCCCCTACGGCTTCCTGATTGCCTGCCTGATGATGGTTTCGGTGGCACTGGGGCAGTGGTGGTTATTCCGACGTTTGCGCTGGGTCTGA
- a CDS encoding mechanosensitive ion channel family protein: MELDLWTQSLVTAMTALWTKVANFIPNLFGALVVLLLGFVVAKLLDTLLSKLLAKLGLDRLMGGTGLTKLLSRAGLQVPISTLIGKIVYWFVLLIFLVSAAESLGLERVSATLDMLALYLPKVFGAALVLLVGVLLAQLANGLVRGAAEGVGLDYAAGLGRIAQGLVIIISISVAISQLEVKTDLLNHVIVIVLITVGLAVALAMGLGSREIAGQILAGIYVRELYQVGQQVRVGEVEGQIEEIGTVKTTLLTDEGELVSLSNRILLEQHVSSR, encoded by the coding sequence ATGGAACTTGATCTCTGGACTCAGAGCCTCGTCACTGCAATGACTGCGTTATGGACCAAGGTTGCGAATTTCATTCCGAACCTGTTCGGCGCACTGGTCGTGCTGCTGTTGGGTTTCGTCGTTGCGAAACTTTTGGATACTTTGCTGTCGAAGTTGCTCGCCAAGCTCGGTCTCGATCGCTTGATGGGCGGCACCGGTCTGACAAAATTGCTGTCCCGGGCCGGCCTTCAAGTACCGATTTCGACGCTGATCGGTAAAATCGTATACTGGTTCGTTCTGCTGATTTTTCTGGTTTCGGCCGCAGAATCCCTTGGACTTGAGCGAGTTTCAGCTACGCTGGACATGCTTGCTCTGTATTTGCCGAAAGTTTTCGGCGCTGCGCTGGTGCTGCTGGTGGGAGTTTTACTGGCTCAACTGGCCAATGGGCTGGTGCGTGGCGCGGCAGAAGGCGTAGGGCTGGATTACGCTGCAGGGTTGGGGCGAATTGCCCAAGGCCTGGTCATTATCATCAGTATTTCGGTCGCGATCAGCCAGTTGGAGGTCAAGACTGACCTGCTGAACCATGTGATCGTGATCGTATTGATAACCGTTGGTCTGGCGGTTGCGCTGGCCATGGGGTTGGGAAGCCGGGAAATTGCCGGCCAGATTCTTGCGGGAATCTATGTGCGTGAGTTGTATCAGGTTGGGCAACAAGTGCGTGTTGGCGAGGTCGAAGGTCAGATCGAAGAGATCGGCACGGTTAAAACCACATTGCTGACCGATGAGGGTGAGCTAGTCTCTCTCTCCAATCGGATCCTCCTGGAGCAGCATGTGAGTAGCCGCTAA
- the sigX gene encoding RNA polymerase sigma factor SigX: MNKAQSLSTRYDPRELSDEELVARSHTELFHVTRAYEELMRRYQRTLFNVCARYLGNDRDADDVCQEVMLKVLYGLKNFEGKSKFKTWLYSITYNECITQYRKERRKRRLMDALSLDPLEEASEEKAPKPEEKGGLDRWLVYVNPIDREILVLRFVAELEFQEIADIMHMGLSATKMRYKRALDKLREKFAGIAET, encoded by the coding sequence TTGAATAAAGCTCAATCGCTCTCCACGCGCTACGACCCCCGCGAGCTCTCTGATGAGGAGTTGGTCGCGCGCTCGCATACCGAGCTGTTTCACGTAACGCGCGCCTATGAAGAATTGATGCGGCGTTACCAACGAACATTATTTAACGTCTGTGCACGATATCTTGGGAACGATCGCGATGCAGACGATGTCTGTCAGGAAGTGATGTTGAAGGTGCTGTATGGACTGAAGAACTTCGAGGGGAAATCGAAGTTCAAGACATGGCTATATAGCATCACGTACAACGAGTGCATCACGCAGTATCGGAAAGAACGGCGAAAGCGTCGCTTGATGGACGCTTTGAGTCTGGACCCCCTCGAGGAAGCGTCTGAAGAAAAGGCGCCGAAACCCGAGGAGAAGGGCGGACTTGATCGCTGGCTGGTGTATGTGAACCCGATTGACCGTGAAATTCTGGTGCTACGATTTGTCGCAGAGCTGGAGTTTCAGGAGATCGCAGACATCATGCACATGGGTTTGAGTGCAACAAAAATGCGTTACAAACGCGCTCTAGACAAATTGCGTGAGAAATTTGCAGGCATTGCTGAAACTTAG
- a CDS encoding OmpA family protein: protein MKLKNTLGLAIGSLIAATSFGALAQGQGAVEIEGFAKKEYYDSQRDFKNDGNLFGGSVGYFLTDDVELRLGYDEVHNVRSESGKNIKGSNTALDALYHFNNPGDMLRPYVSAGFSDQSIGQNDRGGRNGSTFANVGGGAKLYFTDNFYARAGVEAQYNIDQGDTEWAPSVGIGVNFGGGSKPAAAPVPAPAEVCSDSDNDGVCDNVDKCPDTPANVTVDADGCPAVAEVVRVELDVKFDFDKSVVKTNSYGDIKNLADFMKQYPSTTTTVEGHTDSVGPDAYNQKLSERRANAVKQVLTNQYGVESSRVQSVGYGESRPVADNKTEAGRAVNRRVEAQVEAQAK from the coding sequence ATGAAACTGAAAAACACCTTGGGCTTGGCCATTGGTTCTCTTATTGCAGCCACTTCGTTCGGCGCACTGGCACAAGGCCAAGGCGCAGTTGAAATCGAAGGCTTTGCAAAGAAAGAGTACTACGACAGCCAGCGCGATTTCAAAAACGACGGCAACCTGTTCGGTGGCTCGGTTGGTTACTTCCTGACCGACGACGTTGAACTGCGTCTGGGCTACGACGAAGTGCACAACGTACGTAGCGAGTCGGGCAAGAACATCAAGGGCTCCAACACCGCCCTGGACGCTCTGTACCACTTCAACAACCCAGGCGACATGCTGCGTCCGTACGTATCTGCTGGTTTCTCCGATCAGAGCATCGGCCAGAACGATCGCGGTGGTCGTAACGGCTCCACTTTCGCCAACGTTGGCGGCGGTGCCAAGCTGTACTTCACTGACAACTTCTACGCCCGTGCCGGCGTTGAAGCTCAGTACAACATCGACCAAGGTGACACCGAGTGGGCTCCAAGCGTCGGTATCGGTGTGAACTTCGGTGGCGGCTCCAAGCCTGCAGCCGCTCCAGTTCCAGCACCAGCTGAAGTCTGCTCCGACAGCGACAACGACGGCGTTTGCGACAACGTTGACAAGTGCCCGGACACCCCAGCCAACGTAACTGTTGACGCTGATGGCTGCCCAGCAGTTGCTGAAGTTGTTCGTGTAGAGCTGGACGTTAAGTTCGATTTCGACAAATCTGTTGTTAAAACCAACAGCTACGGCGACATCAAGAACCTGGCTGACTTCATGAAGCAGTACCCATCCACCACCACTACTGTTGAAGGTCACACTGACTCCGTCGGTCCTGACGCTTACAACCAGAAACTGTCCGAGCGTCGTGCAAACGCCGTTAAGCAAGTTCTGACCAACCAGTACGGTGTTGAATCGTCCCGCGTTCAGTCTGTTGGCTACGGCGAATCCCGCCCAGTTGCTGACAACAAAACTGAAGCTGGTCGCGCTGTAAACCGTCGCGTAGAAGCGCAGGTTGAAGCTCAAGCTAAGTAA
- the cobA gene encoding uroporphyrinogen-III C-methyltransferase, with product MNAKVWLVGAGPGDPELLTLKAVRALSEADVVLIDDLVNEAVLEHCPRARIIAVGKRGGCRSTPQAFIHRLMLRYARQGKCVVRLKGGDPCIFGRGGEEAQWLRERGVDVELVNGITAGLAGATQCDIPLTLRGVARGVTLVTAHTQDGSSLNWQALAQGGTTLVVYMGVAKLSEIREQLLIGGMAADTPVAMIENASLPHQRECRSDLMAMEEDAYAFELKSPAILVIGAVAADEQIKRSQPAAAPTLALRTSL from the coding sequence ATGAACGCAAAAGTCTGGCTGGTGGGTGCAGGTCCTGGCGACCCGGAATTGCTGACCCTCAAGGCTGTTCGAGCGTTGAGCGAAGCCGATGTGGTGTTGATCGACGATCTGGTGAACGAAGCGGTGCTGGAGCATTGTCCACGGGCGCGAATCATTGCCGTGGGCAAACGCGGTGGCTGTCGCTCCACGCCTCAGGCGTTCATTCATCGATTGATGCTGCGTTATGCCCGTCAGGGCAAATGCGTGGTGCGGCTCAAGGGCGGCGATCCGTGCATTTTTGGTCGCGGCGGTGAAGAGGCCCAGTGGCTGCGCGAGCGCGGGGTCGATGTCGAGCTGGTCAATGGCATCACCGCCGGACTCGCCGGTGCAACGCAATGCGATATTCCGTTGACGCTACGGGGCGTTGCGCGCGGCGTGACGCTGGTGACGGCCCACACCCAGGATGGCAGCAGCCTGAACTGGCAAGCCCTCGCCCAAGGCGGCACGACATTGGTGGTTTATATGGGCGTGGCGAAGCTGAGTGAAATTCGCGAGCAGTTGCTGATTGGCGGGATGGCGGCAGATACACCGGTGGCGATGATTGAAAACGCGTCCCTGCCACACCAGCGGGAATGCCGCAGCGATCTGATGGCGATGGAAGAAGATGCCTACGCCTTTGAGCTGAAAAGCCCGGCCATTCTGGTGATTGGCGCGGTGGCGGCTGACGAGCAGATCAAAAGATCGCAGCCTGCGGCAGCTCCTACATTGGCCCTGCGTACATCCTTGTAG